A window of Mangifera indica cultivar Alphonso chromosome 13, CATAS_Mindica_2.1, whole genome shotgun sequence contains these coding sequences:
- the LOC123194654 gene encoding polyadenylate-binding protein-interacting protein 6-like isoform X1, which produces MKPGVSTLNPYAAAYVPLSKRKACDGTGPTTNDSETGFETDWYVHPAHVTQNQHQSKVSLASVAQGVENGPIPEQSSVRNHPVHGQYGSSSSKQIMDEEYDMDLAYLQMTFPGLSDQSLADVYMANKLDLEATVDMLTQLEGDHFVFNLLQCFKELRKCPCFMGSLTRFIPKAVFEAVESSENLPESLDIGDVPESGTSSESASLNLKSVVGEASSSSSGSSAVVS; this is translated from the exons ATGAAGCCAGGAGTTTCTACTTTAAATCCATATGCAGCAGCATATGTACCGCTCTCCAAAAGAAAGGCATGTGATGGAACTGGGCCTACAACTAATGATTCTGAGACTGGCTTTGAGACTGACTGGTATGTACATCCTGCACATGTAACACAGAACCAGCATCAGAGCAAGGTTTCTCTGGCTTCTGTTGCTCAAGGTGTTGAAAATGGTCCCATTCCTGAACAGTCTAGTGTGAGGAACCACCCTGTTCATGGTCAGTATGGTTCATCTTCAAGTAAGCAGATTATGGATGAGGAATATGACATGGATTTGGCATATCTACAGATGACATTTCCTGGTTTATCTGATCAGTCCCTGGCTGATGTTTATATGGCAAACAAGCTCGACTTGGAAGCCACTGTTGACATGCTGACCCAACTTGAG GGAGATCATTTTGTATTTAATCTGCTTCAGTGTTTTAAAGAACTCAGAAAATGTCCCTGCTTCATGGGAAGTTTAACAAGATTCATCCCAAAGGCTGTG TTTGAAGCCGTTGAATCATCAGAAAATCTACCAGAGTCTTTGGACATTGGTGATGTACCAGAATCTGGCACATCATCTGAGTCTGCTTCTTTGAACCTAAAGAGTGTGGTAGGTGAAGCTAGTTCCTCTTCATCTGGTTCCTCGGCTGTTGTCTCCTAA
- the LOC123194654 gene encoding polyadenylate-binding protein-interacting protein 6-like isoform X2 → MKPGVSTLNPYAAAYVPLSKRKACDGTGPTTNDSETGFETDWYVHPAHVTQNQHQSKVSLASVAQGVENGPIPEQSSVRNHPVHGQYGSSSSKQIMDEEYDMDLAYLQMTFPGLSDQSLADVYMANKLDLEATVDMLTQLEFEAVESSENLPESLDIGDVPESGTSSESASLNLKSVVGEASSSSSGSSAVVS, encoded by the exons ATGAAGCCAGGAGTTTCTACTTTAAATCCATATGCAGCAGCATATGTACCGCTCTCCAAAAGAAAGGCATGTGATGGAACTGGGCCTACAACTAATGATTCTGAGACTGGCTTTGAGACTGACTGGTATGTACATCCTGCACATGTAACACAGAACCAGCATCAGAGCAAGGTTTCTCTGGCTTCTGTTGCTCAAGGTGTTGAAAATGGTCCCATTCCTGAACAGTCTAGTGTGAGGAACCACCCTGTTCATGGTCAGTATGGTTCATCTTCAAGTAAGCAGATTATGGATGAGGAATATGACATGGATTTGGCATATCTACAGATGACATTTCCTGGTTTATCTGATCAGTCCCTGGCTGATGTTTATATGGCAAACAAGCTCGACTTGGAAGCCACTGTTGACATGCTGACCCAACTTGAG TTTGAAGCCGTTGAATCATCAGAAAATCTACCAGAGTCTTTGGACATTGGTGATGTACCAGAATCTGGCACATCATCTGAGTCTGCTTCTTTGAACCTAAAGAGTGTGGTAGGTGAAGCTAGTTCCTCTTCATCTGGTTCCTCGGCTGTTGTCTCCTAA
- the LOC123194651 gene encoding dnaJ homolog subfamily B member 4-like — MGMDYYNILKVDKNATEDDLKKSYRKLAMKWHPDKNRDNKKEAEAKFKQISEAYEGLSDPQRRVIYDQYGEEGLKDMPPSGTGGFPFRNGSGGGSKGFNPRNAEDIFAEFFGSSPFEFGAAGAGKSTGFQSDGRGMFGGFSSKENMFRSYSEGAAPRKPPPVESKLPCTLAELYSGSTRKMKISRTVVDANGRQTQESEILTIDVKPGWKKGTKITFPDKGNEQPGQLPADLVFVIDEKPHDLYKRDGNDLIVNQKVTLAEALGGTSVSLTTLDGRNLSIDVTDIISPGYELVVPKEGMPIAKERGKWGDLRIIFEVKFPTRLTPEQRAGLKRALGG, encoded by the exons ATGGGAATGGATTATTATAACATATTGAAGGTGGACAAGAATGCAACAGAAGACGATCTCAAGAAATCATATAGGAAACTGGCAATGAAATGGCATCCTGACAAGAACCGCGACAACAAGAAAGAAGCCGAAGCCAAATTCAAGCAGATCTCCGAGGCTTATGAG GGCTTAAGCGACCCTCAAAGGAGAGTGATTTATGATCAGTATGGTGAAGAAGGGTTGAAAGATATGCCACCATCTGGCACTGGTGGATTCCCCTTTAGAAATGGTAGTGGTGGTGGCTCTAAAGGGTTCAATCCTAGGAATGCAGAAGACATTTTTGCAGAATTTTTTGGCAGTAGTCCTTTCGAATTTGGAGCAGCAGGAGCTGGAAAGTCAACAGGGTTCCAGTCTGATGGACGAGGCATGTTTGGAGGTTTCAGTTCAAAGGAAAACATGTTTCGATCTTATAGTGAGGGGGCTGCACCTAGGAAACCTCCACCAGTGGAAAGCAAACTACCCTGCACTCTTGCAGAGCTATACTCTGGATCAACAAGGAAAATGAAGATCTCCAGAACAGTAGTTGATGCTAATGG ACGTCAAACACAAGAATCTGAGATATTAACCATTGATGTGAAACCTGGATGGAAGAAGGGAACCAAAATCACTTTTCCAGACAAGGGAAATGAGCAACCGGGTCAGCTCCCAGCGGACCTTGTGTTTGTGATTGATGAGAAGCCCCATGATTTGTACAAGAGAGACGGCAATGACCTCATTGTGAACCAAAAGGTGACACTAGCCGAAGCACTTGGGGGGACCTCAGTGAGTCTCACCACACTTGATGGTCGTAATCTCTCAATTGATGTAACCGATATAATTAGCCCTGGTTATGAGCTGGTTGTTCCCAAGGAGGGAATGCCAATAGCAAAGGAGCGAGGTAAGTGGGGTGATCTGAGAATCATATTTGAGGTGAAGTTCCCAACAAGGTTGACACCAGAGCAACGAGCAGGACTCAAGCGTGCCTTAGGAGGTTAA
- the LOC123194529 gene encoding uncharacterized protein LOC123194529, whose protein sequence is MSNDLASQSLSMASNQMGQLEPISNKLDSSVQMGVMGSGTSSSLQQVSVTDMQVGPVGQGYSVSASQQMPVSNMQMGMLLPMSNNPGSGILPVSDQRTFKMEPQAYNLVQQQFFLPNKQMGGLGTMPNNLASQPLPSLNKRKASMEPVSNNSVPQKLLMSNKRISQLGHRPWLQQTSGPDRRVVQPMQFMPNSAGSQTLPSLNKKVVPKESVASKPGPRKQSISKSQNTPLQTLPKARTESFESVRSKMRESLASALALVSQWQDKSLKEDKNGQSETENILRNTEEKSQTFGSASTTSVAVDPVSEERKETLPSQEDSSNTICLDNQNASQGYFTNENITNSSQISKPNGQEFQYGNFLPDEDVPFSDNFFVRDELLQGNGLSWVLEPIEVTVTDVSALVNQESGNEQVGGDRDGGEQQSDQSPEILAFKIEAELFKLFEGVNKKYKEKGRSLLFNLKDPNNPDLRERVMTGEIPPERLCAMSAEELASKELSQWRMAKAEELAQMVVLPDDVDTRRLVKKTHKGEVQVEVEQVDAASADVSVGASSLAQVSSKTNKKKASSPSKPFGMKDESNIAVPDRKSNLEGQEGPGYIASPSNEGTDLMEGLMVDNELKDAEFLPPIVSLDEFMESLNKEPPFENFPVDAEKSTGTSDRDDSEFGSESKSPLQTPADPVDSKPAKPDSVDLKITESEADAKPSDSPVKSEAAPSSFVPKGELVWDGLLQLNISAMASVVGIFKSGEKTSGKDWANLLEIKGRVKLEAFEKFLQQLPMSRSRAVMILHFVGKEASPKNEHASLSEVADSYVLDGRVGYAEAAPGIELYFCPPHTKTREMLSKILPNDQLEALNAIDNGLIGVVVWRKPQLTSTVSPNSAASHHKHTSKKQHLSSRRHQDKNTNMNVNLSPKPSISQGRPPPVYDGSTQDDDDDDVPPGFGPLSGGRDDDDLPEFNFSSGSTVNPQGVGVTHFHPHPLTPSRPVDQMRELIQKYGQPQGSPSLDRRVGIPAWNNDDDDDIPEWQPQAPQNRPSHHHPTHVYQQTNVDNQQVHQLFRQPNVPQMNVMQSQKNASHFWTHGQYVVPPPAAKPPVCQPSSGVQLYGAGQRGLPWQEDSPKSRGF, encoded by the exons ATGTCTAATGATCTGGCATCGCAATCGCTTTCTATGGCAAGCAACCAAATGGGTCAGCTGGAACCCATTTCAAACAAATTGGACTCATCCGTGCAAATGGGAGTAATGGGATCTGGTACCAGTAGTTCACTGCAGCAGGTTTCAGTAACAGACATGCAAGTTGGACCAGTGGGACAAGGTTACAGTGTTTCTGCATCTCAACAAATGCCAGTTTCAAATATGCAAATGGGGATGTTGTTGCCTATGTCAAACAATCCTGGGTCTGGAATATTGCCAGTGTCAGACCAACGGACCTTTAAAATGGAACCCCAAGCATATAATCTTGTGCAGCAGCAGTTTTTTCTGCCAAACAAGCAAATGGGTGGGCTTGGAACAATGCCAAATAATTTGGCTTCACAGCCGTTGCCATCGTTGAACAAGAGAAAAGCATCAATGGAGCCAGTTTCCAATAATTCTGTGCCACAGAAGTTATTAATGTCTAATAAGCGGATTTCGCAACTGGGACATAGGCCATGGTTGCAGCAAACATCTGGACCCGATAGAAGAGTTGTACAGCCGATGCAATTTATGCCTAACTCTGCAGGATCACAGACTTTGCCATCTCTAAACAAAAAAGTAGTACCAAAGGAATCTGTTGCTAGTAAACCTGGGCCTCGAAAGCAATCCatttcaaaaagtcaaaatacACCTTTACAAACATTGCCAAAGGCAAGAACCGAGTCATTTGAATCTGTAAGGTCAAAGATGAGGGAATCATTAGCATCTGCACTGGCTTTGGTTTCTCAGTGGCAAGATAAATCATTGAAGGAGGATAAGAATGGTCAGAGTGAAACTGAAAATATCCTGAGAAATActgaagaaaaatctcaaactttTGGATCTGCATCTACCACTTCAGTTGCTGTTGACCCTGTATCTGAAGAGCGCAAGGAAACACTACCTTCTCAAGAAGATTCTTCTAATACTATCTGTCTTGATAACCAAAATGCATCTCAGGGTTACTTTACTAATGAAAATATCACTAATAGCTCACAGATTTCAAAACCCAATGGGCAAGAATTTCAATATGGTAATTTTTTGCCTGACGAGGATGTTCCATTTAGTGACAACTTTTTTGTCAGAGATGAACTTTTGCAGGGAAATGGGCTCTCTTGGGTTTTGGAACCAATAGAGGTTACAGTCACGGATGTTTCAGCTTTAGTAAACCAAGAATCAGGAAATGAGCAAGTAGGTGGTGATAGAGATGGGGGTGAACAACAGTCAGATCAATCTCCCGAAATTTTGGCTTTTAAAATTGAAGCTGAACTTTTTAAACTATTTGAAGGTGTGAATAAGAAGTATAAAGAGAAGGGCAGATCTCTTCTATTCAATTTAAAGGATCCTAATAATCCCGACCTGAGGGAAAGAGTTATGACTGGAGAGATTCCCCCGGAACGTTTATGTGCTATGTCAGCAGAGGAACTTGCTTCAAAGGAGCTTTCACAGTGGCGGATGGCAAAAGCAGAAGAGTTGGCTCAAATGGTGGTTTTGCCTGATGATGTTGATACTAGGCGGTTGGTGAAGAAAACTCATAAGGGTGAGGTCCAAGTCGAAGTTGAACAAGTTGATGCTGCTTCTGCTGATGTATCTGTTGGGGCAAGCTCACTTGctcaagtttcatcaaaaacCAACAAGAAAAAAGCCTCTTCTCCTTCTAAACCTTTTGGGATGAAAGATGAATCAAATATAGCAGTGCCTGACAGAAAGAGTAATCTTGAAGGGCAGGAAGGTCCAGGCTACATTGCTAGCCCATCAAATGAGGGGACTGATTTGATGGAAGGCCTTATGGTAGATAATGAATTGAAGGATGCTGAATTTCTTCCTCCTATCGTTTCTCTTGATGAATTTATGGAATCACTTAACAAGGAACcaccatttgaaaattttcctgTGGATGCTGAGAAATCAACTGGCACATCGGACAGGGATGACTCAGAATTTGGTTCTGAATCAAAGTCTCCTCTTCAAACTCCAGCAGATCCTGTTGATAGTAAGCCAGCTAAACCTGACAGtgttgatttaaaaattactgaatCAGAGGCTGATGCAAAGCCTAGTGACAGCCCTGTAAAATCAGAAGCTGCACCTTCTAGTTTTGTACCCAAGGGTGAGCTTGTGTGGGATGGCTTACTTCAGCTGAATATCTCAGCGATGGCCTCAGTTGTAGGCATCTTTAAAAG CGGTGAAAAAACTTCTGGGAAGGATTGGGCCAACCTCCTTGAGATCAAGGGGAGAGTTAAACTTGAAGCATTTGAGAAATTCCTCCAACAGCTTCCAATGTCAAGGAGTCGGGCTGTCATG ATCCTTCACTTTGTAGGGAAGGAAGCTTCCCCGAAAAACGAACATGCAAGTCTCTCTGAG GTGGCTGATTCTTATGTTTTGGATGGGAGAGTAGGTTATGCTGAGGCTGCCCCTGGAATTGAGCTGTATTTTTGTCCACCGCACACTAAAACCCGTGAAATGCTCAGCAAAATCCTCCCCAACGACCAACTTGAGGCACTTAATGCTATTGATAATGGTCTAATTGGCGTTGTTGTATGGAGAAAACCACAATTAACTTCAACAGTATCACCCAACTCTGCTGCTTCACACCATAAGCACACCTCTAAGAAACAACACTTGAGTTCTAGGAGGCACCAAGATAAGAATACAAACATGAATGTGAATCTCTCACCAAAACCTTCTATCTCTCAGGGTAGACCGCCTCCCGTCTATGATGGATCCAcccaagatgatgatgatgatgatgttccACCCGGCTTTGGTCCTCTGTCTGGTGGGCGAGATGACGATGACCTTCCTGAGTTTAACTTTTCCAGTGGTTCTACTGTAAATCCTCAGGGTGTTGGGGTGACACATTTTCACCCACATCCCCTCACCCCTTCACGACCTGTGGATCAAATGAGGGAGCTTATACAAAAATATGGCCAACCCCAGGGTTCTCCCTCTTTAGACAGAAGAGTTGGAATTCCGGCATGGAATAATGATGATGACGATGACATTCCAGAGTGGCAGCCACAGGCTCCACAAAACCGGCCTTCTCACCACCACCCAACACATGTCTATCAGCAAACCAACGTCGATAATCAACAAGTGCATCAACTATTCCGGCAGCCGAATGTGCCCCAAATGAATGTAATGCAATCTCAAAAAAATGCTTCCCATTTTTGGACGCATGGTCAATACGTGGTTCCACCACCAGCGGCCAAGCCTCCTGTCTGTCAACCTAGTAGTGGGGTGCAATTATATGGAGCCGGGCAGCGGGGGTTGCCCTGGCAGGAAGATTCTCCCAAGAGTAGGGGCTTTTGA
- the LOC123194759 gene encoding LOW QUALITY PROTEIN: E3 ubiquitin-protein ligase At1g12760 (The sequence of the model RefSeq protein was modified relative to this genomic sequence to represent the inferred CDS: inserted 4 bases in 3 codons) encodes MDVPSVELHTESQNDXFPLPMEWPDTVSCSDHIIDIPIADSASSNSSHDRTSNGLDGLREESASARTPLTHPATSSNGSNNRNFSFVRRGDAQCHRSPLNSGLWISVELVLTVSQIVESIVVLSVSXNKHPHTPLFEWIVGYASGCVATLPFLYWHYHQSNHVSEPESVQSHNPSALVNVPSGPFSMTVSRISKGEDQQAAVTSNRGGQHTVLSARFKVLVEYFKMALDCFFAVWFVIGNVSIFGGHSSXSDAPNLYWLFIMFLILSCIGYAMPLILCATICCCFPCIISILGSREDLAQTRGATAELLDALPTYKFKLKNTKSGNDRDSSSGSGEGGVVAAGTEKERVISGEDAVCCDCLAKYANNDELKELPCSHFFHKECVDKWLKINASCPLCKSEVGETVLCSVAGTHTSILGTLFGSNDG; translated from the exons ATGGATGTTCCCTCAGTTGAACTACATACTGAAAGTCAAAATG ACTTCCCATTACCAATGGAGTGGCCAGATACCGTTAGCTGTAGCGATCATATTATTGATATACCAATTGCTGATTCAGCCTCATCTAATTCATCACATGATAGAACTTCCAATGGCTTGGATGGTTTGCGGGAAGAATCTGCTAGTGCTAGAACTCCTCTCACCCATCCAGCAACTTCTTCCAATGGATCAAACAACAGAAACTTCTCATTTGTGAGGAGGGGAGATGCCCAATGTCACAGGAGTCCACTAAATTCTGGTTTATGGATTTCTGTTGAACTAGTTCTCACAGTGAGCCAAATTGTTGAGTCTATTGTTGTTTTGTCAGTGT ACAATAAGCATCCACATACGCCTTTGTTTGAATGGATTGTGGGTTATGCTTCTGGATGTGTTGCCACCCTCCCTTTTCTATATTGGCATTATCATCAAAGTAATCATGTTTCAGAACCAGAATCAGTGCAATCTCATAATCCTTCAGCTCTTGTTAATGTTCCTAGTGGACCATTTTCTATGACAGTTTCTAGAATTTCAAAGGGGGAGGATCAACAGGCTGCTGTTACATCCAATAGAGGTGGACAACATACAGTACTTAGTGCAAG ATTCAAGGTACTAGTGGAATACTTCAAAATGGCTCTGGATTGCTTTTTTGCAGTTTGGTTTGTCATCGGCAATGTGTCGATATTTGGGGGGCATTCATC CTCAGATGCTCCAAACCTGTACTG GTTATTTATAATGTTCCTTATTCTTAGCTGTATTGGTTACGCCATGCCTCTCATTCTGTGTGCAACAATTTGCTGCTGCTTTCCTTGTATAATTTCTATCCTTGGGTCAAGAGAGGATCTGGCACAGACCAGAGGGGCCACAGCAGAATTATTAGATGCTTTACCTACATACAAGTTTAAGttgaaaaatactaaaagtgGTAATGACAGAGATAGCAGCTCAGGTTCTGGTGAGGGTGGGGTGGTGGCGGCTGGAACAGAAAAGGAGCGTGTGATATCTGGAGAAGACGCG GTTTGTTGCGATTGTTTAGCAAAATATGCAAACAATGATGAGTTGAAAGAGTTACCATGTTCTCATTTTTTTCACAAGGAGTGTGTGGATAAATGGCTAAAGATTAATGCCTCATGCCCACTTTGCAAGAGTGAGGTTGGTGAAACAGTTCTTTGTTCAGTTGCTGGCACGCATACTAGTATCTTGGGTACTCTCTTTGGGAGTAATGACGGCTAG